A region of Liolophura sinensis isolate JHLJ2023 chromosome 8, CUHK_Ljap_v2, whole genome shotgun sequence DNA encodes the following proteins:
- the LOC135473170 gene encoding large ribosomal subunit protein uL22m-like: protein MFALQEVCHMRTKIKYSPDKMWYIAAMIRGMSIDEAIKQVSFYKRKGSAVVREVLEEAQEIAVRDHNVEFKSNLWVESSFSGKSIVIKGLRKHRGPRYGTIHYRYCNYFVRLREGTPPKHYYPPPLTGYEQMEEYLKEQRARRILYSL from the exons ATGTTTGCCCTCCAG GAAGTGTGTCATATGAGAACAAAGATAAAGTACAGTCCAGACAAAATGTGGTATATCGCAGCAATG ATTAGAGGAATGTCAATAGATGAAGCCATCAAACAAGTGTCGTTCTACAAGAGGAAGGGATCGGCTGTGGTCAGAGAG GTTTTAGAAGAAGCTCAGGAAATTGCAGTCAGAGATCATAATGTGGAATTCAAATCAAATCTCTGGGTTG AGAGCTCATTCAGTGGAAAATCTATCGTCATCAAAGGTTTGCGAAAACACAGAGGCCCTAGGTACGGAACCATCCATTATCGGTACTGTAATTACTTTGTGCGACTGCGAGAAGGCACCCCACCCAAACACTACTACCCTCCACCCCTGACGGGCTATGAACAGATGGAAGAGTACCTCAAAGAACAGAGAGCTAGGCGCATCCTCTACTCACTCTGA